The following are encoded together in the Streptomyces rapamycinicus NRRL 5491 genome:
- a CDS encoding type I polyketide synthase: protein MSRSGMTPDELRERLAPLPRHERLEILLGLVCGKVAEQRETGDARSIDSHTPFRALGLVRDKAAALLRSLTAATGVPLSSVAVFDHPDPAALAAHLLTRLTGPEEELAEGDRAEEGRAEEERTQRRPVARGHTGGRAEDPIAIVGMACRFPAGINSPEELWEFLEQGGDAVTGFPVDREWDVAGIYHPDPEHMGTSYTRSGAFIGDVADFDADFFGISPREAVAMDPQQRLLLEVAWEAVERTGIAPHTLRGSSTGVFIGTNEQDYLSRFFQPPEESEGFLISGNAASVLSGRVSYVLGLQGPSVSVDTACSSSLVALHQACRSLRDGECDLALGGGVALMSSPGAFIDFARKRVHAADGRCKAYADTADGTGWGEGAGVLVLERLADARRAGHRVLALIRGTAVNQDGASNGLSAPNGPSQERVIRQALADGGLEPGQVDAVDGHGTGTPLGDTIEAQALLATYGRGRDGDRPLWLGSIKSNIGHTQAASGVAGLIKMVKAMEHRWLPKTLHVDIPSRRVPWDSGAVRVLDSGRAWPEGEEPMRAGVSSFGVSGTNAHLVVEQPPAVTATRPTTDPASATAVPWVLSARTADALREQAGRLRTTVARNPAASVTDIGAALATTRSPFTHRAVLVGSDRETFEDLLAAVERGESAENAVTGAARPGLGRPVFVFPGQGAQWPGMGADLLDWSPAFARALRAVDAAFAPLVTWSVEDILRQRPGAPSLDEPEVLQPVSFAVSVALAELWRAHGVEPAAVVGHSQGEVAAAVVAGALGLEDAALIMVVRTRALMRLLGNGAMAAVDLPLDEVERRLGGYDGEISLAAVNGPTQITVSGAPEAVDALLAEVRAEGVRVRKIRGAAAAGHSAQVEALREELVSGLAAVTPRSTHIPFYSSVTGEPVDTARLDAGYWYDNARRTVRFDLAVRAAMAEGHTAFLEAGPHPLLTAAVQDLAFDARVAAVAAGSLRRNEDGPMCFRRAAAEFYAAGVDVDWTTAFPDPPRTRVDLPTYPFQRRRFWLKAAAAGPAPAAGPPSAAADPARDSFWRAVEDEDLTALTGVLGMAGDGRAVALADALPAMATWHRRHRTDDWRYRIAWEPLGPARPDPAGDRGPWLVAVPAEYAEHAVTRAVVDAVRGRTETVLTLTVEAKDDRASLADRIHDLLPGQPLSGVVSLLALDDDTPSEAAPGVPAGTAHTAALTQALGDAGTDVPLWLITRGAVATGDGDPVTHPVQAQTWALGRVLALEHPDRWGGVIDLPAEPGPAAVRTLTALLAGGDDDQLAVRDAGVFTRRLTRAADAAPGTAGWRPDPDGTVLVTGGTGALAGHVATWLADQGAGHLMLASRRGPEAPGVAERVAELRALGAEVTVVACDMRDREAVRDLLAAVPGRHPLTAVVHCAGIGRLQALADTTPQDFSDVFAAKAEGARHLHELTEEMGIRLDAFILFSAVSAVWGVGRQGHYGAANAYLLALAEHRRSRGLAATALAWTGWTGGGMAVEDASQETLRRHGLPDGAFDRLGMTKEEAAAETGELWGLRGIDPRTQLEVLRTALDRGDAVTMVADVDWERFTTGYASARRRPLLAGIPEALALMERLDGPGTEPTGEGDGSGAPQTPEDWQRGLASVTPEEQRARVLELVRDRLAEVLGHGSPEDVDPDRPFLEMGLDSVSAVQLRNRLGTAVGLRLPATIAFNHPTPRELAGYVWSNVAPPAAGADGAATEGTPAEAPAAAPTTASDDTLVQLYNYACAHGHVDEAVKMLYVAGQLRPAYSAPDEPASRPVPVRLAEGPDRPSLICLTPYVAPAGAHQYARFAAPFRGVRDLWALSHPGFAKGEQLPADLDTLFATQARTVLDTAGDTPFVLLGYSSGGWVAHGTAARLEELGRPPAAVVMLDSFSLRHREDNRVFSTMMNQHHEREGDLEVPPEELTAMGRYLPMFHQWSDIPALSVPTLLVRAEEQAVLNPETGAVTPPPEHVDITVPTPGNHYSMMQEHAPRTAEAVRTWLADTFAAR from the coding sequence GTGAGCCGTTCTGGAATGACCCCGGACGAACTGCGGGAACGTCTGGCTCCGCTGCCGCGGCACGAGCGGCTGGAGATTCTCCTGGGGCTCGTCTGCGGCAAGGTCGCCGAACAACGGGAAACCGGCGACGCGCGGTCCATCGACTCCCACACTCCCTTCCGCGCGCTCGGGCTCGTCCGTGACAAGGCGGCGGCTCTGCTGCGGAGTCTCACCGCGGCCACCGGTGTTCCGCTCTCCTCCGTCGCCGTCTTCGACCACCCCGACCCCGCCGCGCTCGCCGCTCATCTGCTCACCCGGCTCACCGGCCCGGAAGAGGAACTGGCGGAAGGGGACAGGGCGGAAGAGGGCAGGGCGGAAGAGGAGAGGACGCAGCGCCGGCCGGTGGCGCGCGGCCATACCGGCGGCCGGGCCGAAGACCCCATCGCCATCGTGGGAATGGCCTGCCGCTTCCCCGCCGGGATCAACTCCCCCGAAGAGCTGTGGGAGTTCCTGGAGCAGGGCGGCGACGCCGTCACCGGCTTCCCGGTGGACCGGGAATGGGACGTGGCGGGCATCTATCACCCCGACCCGGAGCACATGGGCACCTCCTACACCCGTTCCGGAGCCTTCATCGGCGATGTCGCCGACTTCGACGCGGACTTCTTCGGCATTTCACCCCGCGAGGCCGTGGCGATGGACCCACAGCAGCGGCTGCTGCTGGAAGTGGCCTGGGAAGCGGTCGAGCGGACCGGAATAGCGCCGCACACCCTGCGCGGCAGTTCCACCGGGGTCTTCATCGGCACCAATGAGCAGGATTATCTGTCGCGCTTCTTCCAGCCCCCCGAGGAGAGCGAGGGATTCCTCATCTCCGGCAACGCGGCGAGCGTCCTGTCCGGCCGCGTCTCCTATGTGCTGGGCCTCCAGGGCCCGTCGGTGAGCGTGGACACCGCGTGCTCCTCCTCCCTCGTGGCCCTGCACCAGGCGTGCCGGTCGCTGCGCGACGGGGAGTGCGACCTGGCGCTCGGCGGGGGAGTGGCGCTGATGTCCTCACCCGGCGCCTTCATCGACTTCGCCCGCAAACGGGTGCACGCCGCCGACGGCAGGTGCAAGGCGTACGCGGACACCGCCGACGGCACCGGCTGGGGCGAGGGAGCGGGGGTCCTCGTACTGGAGCGGCTGGCCGACGCCCGCCGCGCCGGTCACCGTGTCCTCGCCCTGATCCGCGGCACCGCGGTGAACCAGGACGGCGCCTCCAACGGGCTCTCCGCGCCCAACGGTCCCTCCCAGGAACGGGTCATCCGGCAGGCGCTCGCCGACGGCGGGCTGGAGCCGGGCCAGGTGGACGCGGTCGACGGCCACGGCACCGGCACACCCCTCGGCGACACCATCGAGGCACAGGCGCTGCTGGCCACCTACGGCCGGGGCCGGGACGGGGACCGGCCGCTGTGGCTGGGGTCGATCAAGTCCAACATCGGGCACACCCAGGCGGCCTCGGGCGTCGCCGGCCTCATCAAGATGGTCAAGGCCATGGAGCACCGGTGGCTGCCGAAGACCCTGCACGTCGACATCCCCTCCCGGCGGGTGCCGTGGGACTCGGGCGCGGTGCGGGTACTGGACAGCGGCCGCGCCTGGCCCGAAGGCGAGGAGCCGATGCGGGCCGGCGTGTCGTCCTTCGGCGTCTCCGGGACCAACGCCCACCTCGTCGTCGAGCAGCCACCCGCGGTGACCGCCACGCGGCCCACCACCGACCCCGCGTCCGCCACCGCCGTGCCATGGGTGCTGTCCGCCCGGACCGCCGACGCCCTGCGGGAACAGGCCGGGCGGCTGCGGACCACGGTGGCGCGGAACCCCGCGGCCTCCGTCACCGACATCGGAGCGGCCCTGGCCACCACCCGCTCGCCCTTCACCCACCGGGCGGTGCTGGTCGGATCGGACCGGGAGACCTTTGAGGATCTCCTCGCCGCCGTCGAGCGTGGCGAATCCGCCGAGAACGCGGTGACCGGCGCCGCCCGCCCCGGCCTCGGCCGCCCGGTGTTCGTCTTCCCCGGACAGGGCGCCCAGTGGCCCGGGATGGGCGCCGACCTCCTCGACTGGTCGCCCGCCTTCGCCCGCGCCCTCCGTGCGGTCGACGCCGCCTTCGCACCCCTGGTGACCTGGTCGGTGGAGGACATCCTGCGGCAGCGCCCCGGCGCGCCGTCGCTGGACGAGCCCGAAGTGCTCCAGCCGGTGTCGTTCGCGGTGTCGGTGGCCCTGGCCGAGCTGTGGCGGGCCCACGGTGTGGAACCGGCCGCCGTCGTAGGCCACTCCCAGGGCGAGGTGGCCGCCGCGGTGGTCGCCGGAGCCCTCGGCCTGGAGGACGCCGCCCTGATCATGGTCGTCCGCACCCGGGCCCTGATGCGGCTGCTCGGCAACGGAGCCATGGCGGCGGTGGACCTGCCCCTGGACGAGGTGGAGCGCCGGCTCGGCGGCTACGACGGCGAGATCTCGCTCGCGGCCGTCAACGGCCCCACCCAGATCACCGTCTCCGGCGCCCCCGAGGCCGTCGATGCCCTGCTGGCGGAGGTGCGCGCGGAAGGCGTCCGGGTGCGCAAGATCCGCGGCGCCGCCGCCGCGGGCCACTCCGCGCAGGTCGAGGCGTTGCGCGAGGAACTGGTCTCGGGACTGGCCGCCGTGACGCCGCGTTCGACGCATATCCCGTTCTACTCCTCGGTGACCGGGGAGCCGGTGGACACCGCGCGGCTGGACGCCGGGTACTGGTACGACAACGCCCGCCGGACCGTGCGCTTCGACCTGGCCGTACGGGCCGCGATGGCCGAGGGGCACACGGCGTTCCTGGAGGCCGGTCCGCATCCGCTCCTCACCGCGGCCGTCCAGGACCTGGCGTTCGACGCCCGGGTCGCGGCGGTGGCCGCCGGCTCGCTGCGCCGGAACGAGGACGGCCCCATGTGCTTCCGGCGCGCCGCCGCCGAGTTCTACGCGGCCGGGGTCGACGTCGACTGGACCACGGCCTTCCCCGACCCGCCCCGCACCCGCGTGGACCTGCCCACCTACCCCTTCCAGCGGCGGCGCTTCTGGCTCAAGGCCGCGGCCGCCGGCCCGGCACCGGCGGCAGGCCCGCCGTCCGCCGCCGCGGACCCGGCACGGGATTCCTTCTGGCGCGCCGTCGAGGACGAGGACCTCACAGCGCTCACCGGTGTCCTCGGCATGGCCGGCGACGGCCGGGCCGTCGCCCTCGCGGACGCCCTCCCGGCCATGGCCACCTGGCACCGGCGCCACCGTACCGACGACTGGCGCTACCGGATCGCCTGGGAACCCCTCGGGCCGGCGCGCCCGGACCCCGCGGGGGACCGCGGCCCCTGGCTCGTGGCCGTACCGGCGGAATACGCCGAACACGCCGTCACCCGGGCCGTGGTGGACGCGGTGCGCGGGCGCACCGAGACGGTGCTGACCCTGACGGTCGAGGCCAAGGACGACCGGGCGTCCCTCGCGGACCGGATCCATGACCTCCTTCCCGGCCAGCCGCTCTCCGGCGTGGTGTCCCTCCTCGCGCTGGACGACGACACGCCGTCCGAGGCCGCCCCCGGCGTACCGGCGGGCACCGCGCACACCGCCGCGCTGACGCAGGCGCTCGGGGACGCGGGGACGGACGTGCCCCTGTGGCTGATCACGCGGGGCGCCGTCGCCACCGGCGACGGCGATCCGGTGACCCACCCCGTCCAGGCGCAGACCTGGGCCCTGGGCCGGGTGCTCGCCCTGGAGCACCCCGACCGGTGGGGCGGTGTGATCGACCTGCCCGCCGAGCCGGGCCCGGCCGCGGTGCGCACCCTCACCGCCCTGCTCGCCGGTGGCGACGACGATCAGCTCGCCGTCCGGGACGCCGGTGTGTTCACCCGCCGCCTGACCCGCGCGGCGGACGCCGCGCCGGGCACCGCCGGATGGCGCCCGGACCCCGACGGCACGGTCCTCGTCACCGGTGGCACCGGTGCGCTGGCCGGTCATGTCGCCACCTGGCTGGCAGACCAGGGCGCCGGACACCTGATGCTCGCCAGCCGGCGCGGCCCCGAGGCCCCGGGCGTGGCGGAACGCGTGGCCGAGCTCAGGGCCCTCGGCGCCGAGGTCACCGTGGTCGCCTGCGACATGCGCGACCGGGAGGCGGTACGCGACCTGCTCGCCGCCGTCCCCGGGCGCCACCCGCTCACCGCCGTCGTGCACTGCGCGGGGATCGGCCGCCTTCAGGCCCTGGCCGACACCACCCCACAGGACTTCTCCGACGTCTTCGCCGCGAAGGCCGAGGGCGCGCGCCATCTGCACGAACTCACCGAGGAGATGGGCATCCGCCTGGACGCCTTCATCCTCTTCTCGGCCGTCTCCGCGGTGTGGGGCGTCGGCCGCCAGGGCCACTACGGAGCGGCCAACGCCTATCTGCTCGCGCTCGCGGAGCACCGCCGGAGCCGGGGCCTCGCCGCCACCGCGCTCGCCTGGACCGGCTGGACCGGGGGCGGTATGGCCGTGGAGGACGCCTCGCAGGAGACCCTGCGGCGGCACGGCCTGCCCGACGGCGCCTTCGACCGCCTCGGCATGACCAAGGAGGAGGCCGCCGCCGAGACCGGAGAGCTCTGGGGGCTGCGCGGCATCGACCCGCGGACCCAGCTGGAGGTCCTGCGCACGGCTCTGGACCGCGGCGACGCGGTCACCATGGTGGCCGACGTGGACTGGGAGCGGTTCACCACCGGATACGCGTCCGCGCGCCGCCGGCCGCTGCTGGCCGGGATCCCGGAGGCGCTGGCGCTGATGGAGCGCCTCGACGGACCGGGCACCGAGCCGACCGGCGAGGGCGACGGCTCCGGCGCGCCGCAGACGCCCGAGGACTGGCAGCGCGGCCTGGCCTCCGTCACCCCGGAGGAGCAGCGGGCCCGGGTCCTGGAGCTGGTCCGCGACCGGCTCGCCGAGGTCCTTGGACACGGCTCGCCCGAGGACGTCGACCCCGACCGCCCGTTCCTCGAGATGGGCCTCGACTCCGTCTCGGCGGTCCAGCTGCGCAACCGCCTCGGCACCGCGGTGGGTCTGCGGCTGCCCGCGACCATCGCCTTCAACCACCCGACCCCGCGCGAACTCGCCGGATACGTATGGTCCAACGTGGCGCCGCCCGCCGCCGGGGCCGACGGCGCCGCGACGGAGGGCACCCCCGCCGAAGCCCCGGCCGCCGCCCCCACCACGGCGTCCGACGACACCCTGGTCCAGCTCTACAACTACGCCTGCGCCCACGGCCACGTGGACGAGGCGGTGAAGATGCTGTACGTCGCGGGACAGCTGCGCCCCGCCTACTCCGCCCCGGACGAGCCGGCCTCCCGCCCCGTACCGGTGCGTCTGGCGGAGGGCCCGGACCGGCCCTCGCTCATCTGCCTCACCCCCTACGTGGCGCCCGCGGGCGCCCACCAGTACGCGCGCTTCGCCGCGCCCTTCCGGGGCGTCCGGGATCTGTGGGCGCTCTCCCACCCCGGTTTCGCCAAGGGCGAGCAGCTCCCCGCCGACCTCGACACGCTCTTCGCCACCCAGGCGCGGACGGTGCTCGACACCGCGGGGGACACGCCGTTCGTGCTGCTCGGCTACTCCTCCGGTGGCTGGGTCGCCCACGGCACCGCGGCCCGGCTCGAGGAACTCGGCCGCCCGCCCGCCGCGGTGGTGATGCTGGACAGCTTCAGCCTGCGCCACCGCGAGGACAACCGGGTCTTCTCCACGATGATGAACCAGCACCACGAGCGGGAGGGAGACCTGGAGGTCCCGCCCGAGGAGCTCACGGCCATGGGCCGCTACCTGCCGATGTTCCACCAGTGGAGCGACATCCCCGCCCTCTCCGTGCCCACCCTGCTGGTACGGGCCGAGGAGCAGGCCGTGCTCAACCCCGAGACCGGGGCCGTCACACCGCCGCCGGAGCACGTGGACATCACGGTTCCGACCCCCGGCAACCACTACTCGATGATGCAGGAACACGCCCCGCGCACCGCCGAGGCCGTCCGGACGTGGCTGGCGGACACCTTCGCCGCCCGATGA
- the ccrA gene encoding crotonyl-CoA carboxylase/reductase, whose protein sequence is MVKSLYELGELPPLGEVPQQMYASLIRQDRFGEPVKAFRTEVVDVPAVGPGQVLVYVMAAGINYNNVWAASGQPVDVIAARQKFGLPEDFHIGGSEGSGVVWAVGPGVRHVRPGDQVVLSGGQWDETAEDIRLSGEPPFSSSALAWGYETNYGSFAQFCLVNEVQCHPKPENLSWEAAACFMLSAPTAYRQLFGWAGNTVRPGDPVLIWGGAGGLGSSAIQLTRMVGGIPIAVVSDDRRAEFCLELGARGVINRNDFDHWGRLPDADDEEGMARFLRGARAFGKKIWEILGERAAPRIVFEHSGQATLPTSVYLCATGGMVVICGGTSGYNGDIDLRHLWMRSKRLQGSHGANTREFREVTKLVSEGVLDPCLTRCDDFEGVGRLHQLMHDNTHPGGNMSVLVNAPERGMNTLPA, encoded by the coding sequence ATGGTCAAATCCCTCTACGAGCTCGGTGAACTGCCCCCGCTGGGCGAGGTCCCCCAGCAGATGTACGCCTCCCTCATCCGGCAGGATCGCTTCGGGGAGCCGGTCAAGGCGTTCCGTACCGAGGTGGTCGACGTCCCGGCCGTGGGGCCCGGCCAGGTGCTGGTCTATGTGATGGCCGCGGGCATCAACTACAACAACGTCTGGGCCGCCAGCGGCCAGCCCGTCGACGTCATCGCCGCACGGCAGAAGTTCGGTCTCCCCGAGGACTTCCACATCGGCGGTTCGGAGGGCTCGGGGGTGGTGTGGGCGGTCGGTCCCGGTGTCCGCCACGTCCGGCCCGGAGACCAGGTGGTCCTCTCCGGAGGGCAGTGGGACGAGACGGCCGAGGACATCCGCCTCAGCGGCGAGCCCCCGTTCTCCAGCTCCGCCCTGGCCTGGGGGTATGAGACCAACTACGGCTCCTTCGCCCAGTTCTGCCTGGTCAACGAGGTCCAGTGCCACCCCAAGCCGGAGAACCTCTCCTGGGAGGCGGCGGCCTGCTTCATGCTCTCGGCGCCCACCGCCTACCGCCAGCTCTTCGGCTGGGCGGGCAATACGGTGCGCCCCGGCGACCCGGTGCTCATCTGGGGCGGCGCGGGCGGCCTCGGCTCCAGCGCCATCCAGCTGACCCGGATGGTCGGCGGCATCCCCATCGCCGTGGTGTCCGACGACCGGCGTGCCGAGTTCTGCCTCGAACTCGGCGCCCGGGGCGTCATCAACCGCAATGACTTCGACCACTGGGGCCGGCTCCCGGACGCGGACGACGAGGAGGGCATGGCCCGCTTCCTGCGCGGCGCGCGGGCCTTCGGCAAGAAGATCTGGGAGATCCTCGGCGAGCGCGCCGCACCGAGGATCGTCTTCGAGCACAGCGGCCAGGCGACCCTGCCCACCTCCGTCTATCTGTGCGCCACCGGCGGCATGGTGGTGATCTGCGGCGGCACCTCCGGCTACAACGGCGACATCGACCTGCGCCACCTCTGGATGCGGTCCAAGCGGCTCCAGGGCTCCCACGGCGCCAACACCCGGGAGTTCCGCGAGGTGACCAAGCTGGTGAGCGAGGGCGTCCTCGACCCGTGTCTCACCCGCTGCGACGACTTCGAGGGAGTCGGCCGGCTGCACCAGCTGATGCACGACAACACCCACCCGGGCGGCAACATGTCCGTCCTCGTCAACGCCCCCGAGCGCGGCATGAACACCCTGCCTGCCTGA
- a CDS encoding cytochrome P450 family protein produces the protein MHQPPHAAERPVPEPGAAPAPRTVHPLEMANGTRLWLVTGYAPVRQALSDPRFAKDSWQIMRILRERRIQAHQEIFSQALSHHMLNTDPPEHHRLRHMVNKGFTQRRVQRLRPRIEQITDQLLDAVQGQDSADLIDALAFPLPITVMCELLGVPEEDRRTFRSWTNAFVLAVEPEVFRDASVSMDAYIRELVAAKRAAPGDDMISALATEDSESALDDEEIAAMAVLLLAAGHETTVNLIGNGALALVTHPDQFAALRADRSLLPGAIEEFLRYESPVNQATMRFTKEPVEIGGVLIPKDEFVMVNVDSANHDPERFPQPGRLDLKREARGHVSFGHGIHFCLGAPLARLEAEVVFTKLLDRFETIELATPVAQLEWRSSTLMRGLESLPLRMA, from the coding sequence GTGCACCAACCCCCTCATGCCGCCGAGCGGCCGGTACCGGAGCCGGGGGCGGCACCCGCCCCCCGCACCGTCCATCCGCTCGAGATGGCGAACGGCACCAGACTGTGGCTCGTCACCGGATACGCGCCGGTGCGCCAGGCGCTGTCGGACCCCCGGTTCGCCAAGGACTCCTGGCAGATCATGCGGATCCTGCGGGAGCGCCGGATCCAGGCCCATCAGGAGATCTTCAGCCAGGCCCTCAGCCACCACATGCTCAACACCGATCCGCCCGAGCACCACCGGCTGCGGCACATGGTGAACAAGGGCTTCACCCAGCGCCGGGTGCAGCGGCTGCGGCCCCGTATCGAGCAGATCACCGATCAACTGCTGGACGCCGTCCAGGGGCAGGACTCGGCCGACCTCATCGACGCCCTGGCCTTCCCGCTGCCCATCACCGTGATGTGCGAACTGCTCGGCGTGCCGGAGGAGGACCGGCGCACCTTCAGATCCTGGACCAACGCCTTCGTGCTGGCGGTCGAGCCCGAGGTCTTCAGGGACGCGAGCGTCTCCATGGACGCGTACATCCGTGAGCTGGTGGCCGCCAAACGCGCGGCGCCCGGGGACGACATGATCTCCGCCCTCGCCACCGAGGACAGCGAGTCGGCCCTGGACGACGAGGAAATCGCGGCCATGGCCGTGCTGTTGCTCGCGGCCGGTCACGAGACCACCGTGAACCTCATCGGCAACGGCGCACTGGCCCTGGTGACCCACCCCGACCAGTTCGCCGCCCTGCGCGCCGACCGCTCCCTGCTGCCCGGGGCCATCGAGGAGTTCCTGCGCTATGAGAGCCCGGTCAACCAGGCGACCATGCGCTTCACCAAGGAACCGGTCGAGATCGGCGGCGTGCTCATCCCCAAGGACGAGTTCGTGATGGTGAACGTCGACTCCGCCAACCACGACCCCGAGCGGTTCCCCCAGCCCGGCCGGCTGGATCTGAAGCGGGAGGCCCGGGGCCATGTCTCCTTCGGGCACGGCATCCACTTCTGCCTCGGCGCGCCACTGGCCCGGCTGGAGGCCGAAGTCGTCTTCACCAAGCTGCTGGACCGCTTCGAGACGATCGAACTCGCAACTCCGGTGGCCCAGCTGGAATGGCGCAGCAGCACTCTGATGCGCGGGCTGGAAAGCCTGCCGCTACGCATGGCATAA
- a CDS encoding acyl carrier protein, whose product MSALVQERRDDIKEIVCDILEIDPEELTDSSLLKEDHDADSLRAIEILAALEKTFEISIDQAEMSRMVNLDGIYAVVAEASGK is encoded by the coding sequence ATGAGCGCACTTGTGCAGGAGCGCCGCGATGACATCAAGGAAATCGTCTGCGACATCCTTGAAATCGATCCGGAGGAATTGACGGACAGCAGCCTTCTGAAGGAGGACCACGACGCCGACTCCCTGCGGGCCATCGAGATCCTGGCCGCCCTGGAGAAGACGTTCGAAATCTCCATCGACCAGGCGGAGATGTCGCGCATGGTGAATCTCGACGGGATTTATGCGGTGGTCGCCGAGGCGAGCGGCAAGTAA
- a CDS encoding beta-ketoacyl-[acyl-carrier-protein] synthase family protein, whose product MRSEAPHRVVVTGMGAISSIGIGTADFLTGLRSGRSAVRPISAFDTEGFAHAMGCEVTGFAPEDHIRNVPLHTLGRAGQFSVSAARMAVEDAGLDEADLRARRGLTAIGTTDGEARDMDRLVETEVSKGPEAMDPVVAERVTAGRLSSAVARELGLRSVEAVTLPTACAAGNYAIGYGYDAISSGDVDYALCGGADALCRKTFTGFYRIGTIAPEKCRPFDKDRQGILTGEGAGVLVLENLESARARGARIHAEVLGFALNCDAHHPVAPDEDSVADCMRLALENAGVGPGDVDFISAHGTGTRANDVTEAAAVRRVFGADTAPRTTSMKSMLGHSMGAASALASIGCVLAIVEGFIPPTINHVETDPECGLDCVPNEAVAAKPRVVQNNGLAFGGNNAVLILGKYEEEQTWHG is encoded by the coding sequence ATGCGGAGCGAGGCCCCTCACCGAGTCGTCGTCACCGGTATGGGAGCGATATCCAGTATCGGCATCGGAACGGCTGACTTTCTCACCGGACTGCGCTCCGGACGCAGCGCGGTGCGGCCCATCTCGGCGTTCGACACCGAGGGATTCGCCCACGCCATGGGGTGCGAGGTGACGGGCTTCGCCCCCGAGGACCACATCCGCAACGTCCCCCTGCACACGCTGGGCCGGGCGGGCCAGTTCTCGGTGTCGGCCGCCCGGATGGCCGTCGAGGACGCCGGGCTGGACGAGGCGGATCTGCGGGCCCGCCGGGGCCTGACCGCGATCGGCACCACCGACGGCGAGGCCCGGGACATGGACCGGCTGGTCGAGACCGAGGTGTCGAAGGGGCCCGAGGCGATGGACCCGGTGGTGGCCGAGCGGGTCACCGCGGGCCGGCTGTCGTCGGCGGTCGCGCGCGAGCTGGGCCTGCGCTCGGTGGAGGCGGTCACCCTGCCCACCGCCTGCGCCGCCGGGAACTACGCCATCGGCTACGGGTACGACGCCATCAGCTCCGGGGACGTGGACTACGCGCTGTGCGGCGGCGCCGACGCGCTCTGCCGCAAGACGTTCACCGGCTTCTACCGGATCGGCACCATCGCGCCCGAGAAGTGCCGGCCCTTCGACAAGGACCGCCAGGGAATACTCACCGGCGAGGGCGCAGGCGTTCTGGTCCTGGAGAATCTGGAGTCCGCCCGGGCGCGGGGCGCGCGCATCCACGCCGAAGTGCTCGGGTTCGCCTTGAACTGCGATGCGCACCATCCGGTCGCACCCGATGAGGACAGCGTGGCCGACTGTATGCGGCTCGCGCTGGAGAATGCCGGAGTGGGGCCCGGAGATGTCGATTTCATCTCCGCCCACGGCACCGGGACCCGGGCCAACGACGTGACCGAGGCCGCCGCAGTGCGCCGGGTGTTCGGGGCGGACACGGCCCCGCGCACGACTTCCATGAAATCGATGCTCGGTCACAGCATGGGAGCCGCCAGCGCGCTGGCCTCGATCGGCTGTGTGCTCGCCATCGTCGAAGGGTTCATCCCGCCCACGATCAACCATGTCGAGACCGACCCCGAATGCGGCCTCGACTGCGTGCCCAATGAGGCCGTCGCCGCCAAACCGAGAGTCGTGCAGAACAACGGCCTCGCCTTCGGAGGAAACAACGCTGTGCTGATCTTGGGCAAATACGAGGAGGAACAGACGTGGCACGGGTGA